One Microcoleus sp. AS-A8 DNA window includes the following coding sequences:
- a CDS encoding glycerol-3-phosphate acyltransferase, protein MTLMQVWGALLIFIVCPLLGGLPLIAWITYVLTGRQLAHVGTGNVSVSAAFYHGGRWVGILAVLSEAAKGIAAVLLARYFFWNQPTQAAWELIALIMLVMGRYWMGKGAGTTNVVWGVVVHDWRAALLVFVIGGISFTIVRNRTTGRIGVLIIFPFILALLAPHDLARVVAAAALGGLVAWIYQKIPDDLDLPPGESKAESEPMFRFFRGDRAIISLSKELEAQKVGQKAATLSQLKRWGYSVPPGWVLPPGDDPEPLIKYLTVSDSEPLVVRSSAIGEDSELASAAGQYQSILNVTSRPALQEAITQVLASYHNPTAIQYRRDFAQANRSASGELPDQSMAVLIQQQIQGAFSGVAFSRDPISQQGDAVIIEGLPGNATRIVSGRVTPEQYRVYLAQDATPETESEPSAQIEGSGDLPLSLIEQVAIVARELEARYHGIPQDIEWSYDGQELWILQSRPITTLQPIWTRKIAAEVIPGVIRPLTWSINRPLTCGVWGEIFTVVLGERAQGLDFTETATLHYSRAYFNATLLGQTFRRMGLPPESLEFLTRGAKFSKPPLRSTLRNLPGLLRLLGREWRLDKDFESDYQQFFTPTLEQLQLQPASELSPCALLERVDLILEMLKRATYYSILAPLSASFRQAVMRVQDDELDNSQTPEVASLRSLARLAEDARPLLRRSPNVEDSAASLFAALAEIPDGRSILEQFDQFLQEYGYLSEVGTDIAVPTWKEDPRPIRQMFAQFLSNPLPPAQPLKSQRWQAQFVQARLNLKGRVTQIYSQLLAHLRWCFVALESVWLESGLLDSPGDIFFLELSEIRRWADSDDLAHREHIREVLQVRRSQLEQHRQLTTIPLLFYGNSPPAPLLTDSSPSQQRLQGIGASSGQVEGWVRVLSNLQAASDIDRQTILVVPYTDSGWAPLLARAGGLIAEVGGRLSHGAIVAREYGIPAVMDIHNATQLLRDGQRVRIDGQQGIVEIL, encoded by the coding sequence ATGACGCTAATGCAGGTTTGGGGTGCTTTACTCATTTTTATAGTCTGCCCTCTGCTGGGTGGTCTTCCCCTGATTGCCTGGATTACTTATGTACTGACGGGGCGTCAACTCGCACACGTCGGTACAGGCAATGTGTCCGTTTCAGCTGCTTTTTACCACGGGGGACGCTGGGTAGGTATCCTGGCGGTGCTATCCGAGGCGGCAAAGGGCATTGCTGCTGTTTTACTGGCGCGCTATTTCTTTTGGAATCAGCCTACGCAAGCGGCGTGGGAGCTGATTGCTCTAATTATGCTGGTCATGGGTCGTTACTGGATGGGTAAAGGCGCAGGAACGACGAATGTAGTCTGGGGCGTTGTAGTTCATGACTGGAGAGCGGCGCTACTCGTCTTTGTGATTGGGGGCATTAGCTTTACCATTGTTCGTAATCGCACCACTGGACGCATCGGCGTCTTAATCATATTTCCTTTCATCTTGGCTTTGTTAGCTCCTCATGACTTGGCGCGAGTTGTTGCGGCGGCGGCGTTAGGTGGATTAGTTGCTTGGATTTATCAAAAAATTCCCGATGATTTAGACCTTCCCCCAGGGGAAAGCAAGGCAGAATCTGAACCTATGTTTCGTTTTTTTCGAGGCGATCGCGCCATCATTTCTCTGAGCAAGGAACTAGAAGCTCAAAAGGTTGGACAAAAAGCTGCAACCCTATCCCAGCTCAAACGCTGGGGTTACTCCGTGCCTCCGGGTTGGGTACTCCCTCCTGGTGATGACCCAGAACCTCTGATTAAATACCTTACCGTTTCCGACTCTGAACCCCTAGTGGTGCGTTCTTCAGCCATTGGCGAAGACTCAGAACTCGCCTCTGCCGCCGGACAATATCAAAGCATTTTGAATGTTACCAGTAGGCCCGCCCTGCAAGAGGCCATTACTCAAGTCTTGGCGTCCTACCATAACCCAACGGCTATCCAGTATCGACGGGATTTCGCTCAAGCGAATCGCTCCGCGTCAGGGGAACTGCCAGACCAATCCATGGCTGTCCTCATTCAACAACAAATCCAGGGCGCTTTTTCCGGTGTTGCCTTCAGTCGCGACCCCATCTCCCAACAAGGTGATGCGGTAATCATTGAAGGGTTGCCAGGAAATGCCACACGCATCGTCTCTGGTCGAGTCACTCCAGAGCAGTATCGAGTCTATCTGGCACAAGACGCAACACCGGAAACCGAATCCGAACCTTCAGCTCAAATTGAAGGCAGTGGCGACCTACCCCTGAGCTTAATTGAGCAAGTGGCGATTGTCGCGCGGGAATTGGAGGCTCGTTATCACGGAATACCCCAAGATATTGAATGGAGTTATGACGGTCAGGAATTGTGGATACTGCAATCACGACCCATTACCACCCTGCAACCGATCTGGACACGCAAGATTGCGGCTGAAGTGATTCCGGGGGTGATTCGACCCCTGACTTGGTCAATCAATCGACCTCTGACTTGCGGTGTTTGGGGAGAGATTTTTACCGTGGTTTTAGGAGAACGGGCACAGGGACTGGATTTCACCGAAACGGCAACGCTGCATTACTCCCGTGCCTACTTCAATGCCACCTTATTAGGACAAACTTTTCGGCGCATGGGGTTGCCGCCGGAAAGTCTGGAATTTCTCACCAGGGGGGCGAAATTCTCCAAGCCACCTTTACGTTCCACTCTGCGGAACCTCCCAGGATTGCTGCGCTTGCTGGGTCGGGAATGGCGTTTAGATAAGGATTTTGAATCAGATTATCAACAGTTTTTTACTCCTACCCTAGAGCAATTACAACTTCAGCCAGCGTCTGAATTATCCCCCTGTGCACTCCTAGAGCGAGTAGACCTGATTTTGGAGATGTTGAAACGTGCGACTTACTACAGCATTCTCGCGCCCCTGAGTGCATCCTTCCGACAAGCGGTGATGCGGGTTCAGGATGACGAATTGGATAATAGCCAGACACCAGAGGTAGCCAGCTTGCGATCGCTGGCTCGACTCGCAGAAGATGCCCGCCCCTTGTTACGGCGATCGCCTAATGTAGAGGATAGCGCGGCCTCCCTGTTTGCCGCCTTAGCGGAAATCCCCGATGGTCGAAGCATTTTGGAACAGTTTGACCAGTTTTTGCAAGAGTATGGCTACCTCAGCGAAGTGGGCACTGATATTGCTGTGCCCACATGGAAAGAAGACCCCCGACCGATTCGGCAGATGTTCGCGCAGTTTCTCTCCAACCCCCTACCGCCCGCTCAACCCCTTAAATCCCAGCGTTGGCAAGCTCAGTTCGTTCAGGCACGTCTGAATTTGAAAGGTCGAGTCACACAAATCTACTCTCAACTGTTGGCTCATCTACGCTGGTGCTTTGTCGCGCTAGAGTCAGTCTGGCTAGAATCGGGTTTGTTGGATAGCCCTGGAGATATTTTCTTCTTGGAACTTAGCGAAATTCGCCGTTGGGCTGACAGTGATGACCTCGCACACAGAGAGCATATTCGTGAAGTTTTGCAGGTGAGGCGATCGCAACTCGAACAGCATCGTCAACTCACCACCATTCCCTTATTGTTCTATGGCAATTCACCTCCTGCTCCTCTTTTGACAGATTCTTCCCCTTCTCAGCAGCGACTGCAAGGCATTGGTGCCAGTTCAGGACAAGTCGAGGGTTGGGTGAGGGTACTGAGCAACTTACAAGCGGCTTCAGATATTGACCGACAAACCATTCTCGTTGTACCTTATACAGATTCTGGTTGGGCACCGCTGTTGGCACGGGCTGGAGGTCTGATTGCTGAAGTGGGTGGGCGGCTTTCTCATGGTGCCATTGTGGCGCGAGAGTATGGTATCCCAGCCGTGATGGATATTCACAACGCCACTCAACTGTTACGAGATGGTCAACGGGTGCGAATTGATGGTCAGCAGGGAATTGTCGAAATCCTGTGA
- a CDS encoding pentapeptide repeat-containing protein, translated as MANEEHLSVLRQGVEAWNEWKANNPEIRPNLSFANGKRITIRGAKLSGVDLSRTNLSRADLSKADLIGAKLNEANLSEAYLSEADLIGADLNSADLSSADLIGANLIGANLNKAYLSGADLTKANLSGADLVGAKLIGAKLSGANLSGAKLIGANLSGAYLRGANLKGANLIDANLIGANLSRANLHRTKALHSNLYKAILTGACLQDWHTNSATNLEDVICDYIYLQVDQQERRPIQGNFAPGEFTNLFQKALETVDLIFSNGIDWQAFLISFEKIQIKTGILELSLQTIENKNDGTLVIRLSVPNEVNKTDIEHSLKREYEHQLKVIDKIYRYQLQATYEEIATYRHQSIDLIEIVKVMASRTINVETQYLIERRTVSDAAAKIQKLLQQLEQTYPTSTPLEKQIVVIEVIKHIESNPTLKMRVVEALKGVSIEALKELIDHPLVNVLLAALEEYQEID; from the coding sequence ATGGCAAATGAGGAACATCTCTCTGTGCTCCGGCAAGGGGTTGAAGCTTGGAATGAATGGAAAGCCAACAACCCCGAAATCAGACCCAATCTCAGTTTTGCCAATGGCAAAAGGATTACCATTCGAGGTGCCAAACTCAGTGGAGTAGACCTGAGTCGAACCAACTTGAGCAGGGCAGACCTCAGCAAGGCGGATCTCATCGGGGCAAAGCTCAATGAGGCAAACTTGAGTGAGGCATATTTGAGTGAGGCCGATTTAATTGGTGCTGACCTTAATAGTGCTGACCTCAGTAGTGCTGACTTAATTGGGGCCAACTTGATTGGGGCAAACCTGAATAAAGCCTACCTGAGTGGCGCGGATCTCACTAAAGCCAACCTGAGCGGGGCTGATTTGGTTGGAGCTAAACTGATTGGAGCCAAACTCAGCGGCGCAAACCTGAGTGGAGCTAAACTGATTGGGGCAAATCTCAGTGGAGCTTACCTCCGGGGAGCTAACCTCAAAGGAGCCAACTTGATTGATGCCAACTTGATTGGAGCCAACCTCAGTAGAGCAAACCTACATAGAACTAAAGCGCTACATTCCAACCTCTACAAAGCGATACTCACAGGAGCTTGTTTGCAAGATTGGCATACGAACAGTGCCACAAATTTAGAAGATGTGATTTGTGATTATATCTACCTACAAGTTGATCAACAGGAACGTCGTCCCATTCAGGGAAATTTTGCGCCAGGGGAATTTACTAATTTGTTTCAAAAGGCTTTAGAAACTGTCGATTTGATTTTTTCTAACGGAATTGATTGGCAAGCGTTTCTCATTTCCTTTGAAAAAATTCAAATTAAAACGGGAATTCTAGAGTTATCGCTTCAGACTATTGAAAATAAGAACGATGGTACTTTAGTTATCCGGCTTAGTGTTCCCAATGAAGTCAATAAAACAGACATCGAACATTCGCTCAAGCGAGAGTACGAGCATCAACTGAAAGTTATAGACAAAATATATCGATATCAGCTCCAAGCGACCTATGAAGAGATAGCTACATATCGCCATCAGAGTATCGATTTAATCGAGATTGTTAAGGTAATGGCTAGTAGAACGATTAATGTTGAAACCCAATATCTAATTGAGCGGCGAACTGTATCAGATGCAGCAGCAAAAATTCAGAAATTACTCCAACAACTAGAGCAAACTTATCCCACGAGTACGCCTCTGGAAAAACAGATTGTTGTTATAGAAGTCATTAAGCATATTGAAAGTAATCCTACCCTAAAAATGCGAGTTGTAGAGGCATTGAAGGGCGTAAGTATTGAGGCACTAAAAGAGTTAATCGATCATCCTTTGGTTAATGTCTTACTAGCAGCTCTAGAAGAGTATCAGGAGATCGATTAA
- a CDS encoding family 10 glycosylhydrolase, with the protein MKRFLKNILEACANGLVSFSRAFGRQAWLVFLFILGLSIAVLKPTAALSQTKLNDIQGHWAQPCIEQLTQRQILRGYPDGTFKPNAPVTRAEFAAMLGSAFPDAPVVRTGGKFADVPTNSWASEAIRKAYQAGFIAGYPGGVFQPNQKIPRVQALVSLASGLKYVAAQPTLETLNGAFADATGIPDYAKGAIAAATEKQLVVNYPNVRTLNPNQFASRGDVAAFLCQATETTALVPSQYIAKVGSSTSNQAKTELRGVWLTNIDSNVLFSSQSVTDAIQRLQELNFNTLYPTVWNWGYTLYPSQVAEKATGKAVRLVTPLDAKLNPDLGSQGRDMLKEMIEQGHQAGMRVIPWYEFGFMAPSYSELAKRHPDWLTQKRDGVKIQVPGGVKPEERKLHEIVWLNPFKPEVQQFIQDLVVEVVSNYDIDGIQLDDHFGLPSDFGYDAYTVQLYKKEHQGKAPPTDPQDAEWVRWRANKITDFLGKLFRAIKDRKKDVIISVSPNPQKDSYQFYLADWATWERRGFVEELIVQIYRDNFNTFIKELEQPELKAAKSHIPTGIGILSGLKNKPISLSQIQQQVEAVRQRGFSGVSFFFYETLWNNASESSNQRQEAFRLIFPMPAKSPEVSLVEEEELAS; encoded by the coding sequence ATGAAGCGGTTTCTCAAAAACATATTAGAAGCCTGTGCAAACGGGCTTGTATCTTTTAGCCGCGCTTTTGGGCGTCAGGCTTGGTTGGTATTCTTATTTATCTTGGGCTTAAGCATAGCGGTGTTGAAGCCAACGGCAGCGCTTTCTCAGACAAAGTTGAATGATATTCAAGGGCATTGGGCACAACCTTGTATTGAACAGCTCACACAACGGCAAATTCTTAGGGGTTACCCAGATGGTACATTTAAGCCGAATGCGCCCGTAACTAGAGCCGAGTTTGCCGCTATGTTGGGGAGCGCTTTTCCGGATGCTCCTGTCGTCCGCACAGGGGGAAAGTTTGCGGATGTTCCCACCAACTCTTGGGCGAGTGAGGCGATTCGTAAGGCTTACCAAGCAGGATTTATCGCTGGTTATCCAGGTGGTGTCTTCCAACCCAATCAAAAGATTCCCCGTGTGCAGGCATTGGTGTCTTTAGCCAGTGGGTTAAAGTATGTAGCGGCTCAGCCTACCCTTGAGACATTGAATGGCGCTTTCGCTGACGCCACTGGAATTCCTGACTATGCCAAAGGTGCGATCGCTGCTGCCACAGAAAAACAACTGGTAGTTAATTACCCCAATGTTCGCACCCTCAATCCCAATCAGTTTGCGAGTCGAGGCGATGTGGCGGCTTTCTTGTGCCAAGCGACTGAAACCACAGCGCTTGTCCCTTCCCAGTACATTGCCAAAGTGGGAAGCTCAACCTCTAATCAGGCAAAAACTGAGTTACGAGGGGTATGGCTCACGAATATTGATAGCAATGTCCTGTTTTCCAGCCAGAGTGTAACCGATGCTATCCAGCGCTTGCAAGAGCTGAACTTCAATACACTTTACCCTACCGTTTGGAATTGGGGATATACCCTCTACCCCAGCCAAGTAGCCGAAAAGGCGACAGGCAAAGCCGTGAGACTGGTTACGCCGTTAGACGCCAAGCTTAACCCAGACTTAGGCTCACAGGGGCGAGACATGCTCAAGGAGATGATTGAGCAGGGACATCAAGCCGGCATGAGAGTTATCCCTTGGTATGAATTTGGCTTTATGGCTCCCTCTTACTCTGAGTTAGCCAAACGCCATCCAGATTGGCTCACCCAAAAGCGAGACGGCGTCAAGATTCAGGTTCCAGGAGGCGTAAAGCCTGAGGAGAGAAAGCTGCATGAGATTGTTTGGCTCAACCCCTTTAAGCCAGAAGTACAGCAGTTCATCCAGGATTTAGTCGTTGAGGTGGTGAGCAACTATGACATTGATGGCATCCAATTAGATGACCACTTCGGCTTGCCCTCTGACTTCGGTTACGATGCTTACACGGTGCAATTGTACAAAAAAGAACATCAAGGTAAAGCGCCTCCCACTGACCCTCAAGATGCCGAATGGGTACGCTGGCGAGCCAACAAAATTACTGATTTCTTAGGAAAGTTATTCCGAGCCATTAAAGACCGCAAAAAGGATGTGATCATTTCCGTTTCTCCCAACCCCCAGAAAGATTCCTATCAATTCTATTTAGCCGACTGGGCAACTTGGGAACGGCGCGGCTTTGTAGAGGAACTGATTGTGCAGATTTATCGGGACAACTTCAACACCTTCATCAAAGAATTAGAGCAACCGGAACTTAAGGCGGCAAAAAGTCATATTCCGACCGGAATCGGCATTTTGAGCGGGTTAAAAAATAAACCCATTTCCCTGTCACAAATTCAGCAGCAAGTTGAGGCCGTGCGACAACGGGGATTTTCTGGGGTATCGTTCTTCTTCTACGAAACCTTGTGGAATAATGCCTCAGAATCGTCCAACCAGCGTCAAGAGGCGTTTCGCTTAATCTTCCCCATGCCAGCGAAATCACCAGAGGTTTCCCTGGTAGAAGAAGAAGAACTAGCGAGTTAA
- the psbA gene encoding photosystem II q(b) protein yields MTTTLQRRESGNLWDRFCDWVTDTNNRIYVGWFGVLMIPTLLTATTCFIIAFIAAPPVDIDGIREPVAGSLLFGNNIISGAVVPSSNAIGLHFYPIWEAASLDEWLYNGGPYQLVVFHFLIGVFCYMGRQWELSYRLGMRPWICVAYSAPVSAATAVFLIYPIGQGSFSDGMPLGISGTFNFMFVFQAEHNILMHPFHMLGVAGVFGGSLFSAMHGSLVTSSLVRETTETESQNYGYKFGQEEETYNIVAAHGYFGRLIFQYASFNNSRSLHFFLGAWPVVGIWLTALGISTMAFNLNGFNFNQSILDSQGRVVNTWADVLNRANLGFEVMHERNAHNFPLDLASGEATPVALQAPVING; encoded by the coding sequence ATGACAACCACCTTACAGCGTCGCGAAAGCGGCAATCTGTGGGATCGCTTTTGCGATTGGGTCACCGATACCAACAACCGTATCTATGTGGGTTGGTTCGGTGTCCTGATGATTCCTACCCTCTTAACCGCTACCACCTGCTTTATCATTGCCTTCATCGCTGCTCCTCCTGTGGACATCGATGGTATCCGTGAGCCTGTTGCAGGTTCTCTGCTGTTTGGCAACAACATCATCTCTGGTGCAGTTGTTCCTTCTTCCAACGCCATCGGCTTGCACTTCTATCCCATTTGGGAAGCAGCTTCTCTTGATGAGTGGCTCTACAATGGTGGCCCTTACCAGCTCGTTGTATTCCACTTCCTCATCGGCGTCTTCTGCTACATGGGCCGTCAGTGGGAACTTTCTTACCGCTTAGGAATGCGTCCTTGGATCTGCGTCGCTTATAGCGCTCCAGTTTCCGCCGCTACGGCTGTGTTCCTGATTTACCCCATCGGTCAAGGTTCGTTCTCTGATGGTATGCCCCTGGGCATCTCTGGAACCTTCAACTTCATGTTCGTGTTCCAAGCTGAACACAACATCCTGATGCACCCCTTCCACATGCTGGGTGTGGCTGGTGTGTTTGGTGGTTCCTTGTTCTCTGCGATGCACGGTTCTTTGGTCACCTCTTCTCTGGTGCGTGAAACCACCGAAACCGAGTCTCAAAACTACGGTTACAAGTTTGGTCAAGAAGAAGAAACCTACAACATCGTTGCAGCTCACGGCTACTTTGGTCGTCTCATCTTCCAATACGCTAGCTTCAACAACAGCCGTTCTCTGCACTTCTTCTTAGGTGCTTGGCCGGTCGTTGGTATCTGGTTGACCGCATTGGGCATCAGCACAATGGCCTTCAACCTGAACGGTTTCAACTTCAACCAGTCCATTCTCGATTCTCAAGGTCGTGTCGTCAACACATGGGCGGATGTACTCAACCGCGCTAACCTGGGCTTTGAAGTAATGCACGAGCGCAATGCTCACAACTTCCCTCTGGACTTAGCTTCGGGTGAGGCTACTCCCGTTGCTCTCCAAGCTCCAGTTATTAATGGCTAA